The following DNA comes from Candidatus Paceibacterota bacterium.
GATCTTTGCTTTAGTTATGAAAGCTAGTACCTCCAAGTCTCGTAGTTCCTGAGATTTAACAAATCCCAGACTATTAGAAAGAAACACAAAAGGAATATTTGCTGTTCGCTCATCTCTTCGAAGGCTCTTTAAAACCTCTAAACTGCTTATTTCTGGCCGCATAATGTCTGAAATGATGAGATGTGGCTCCAGGTTAAATATCTCCGTTACAGGGTCATTTTCAAGCCTCTGGAGGGGTATAACTTCATAGCCTGCCTCTTTAAGCCAAGTCCCATAAAGATCGGTTACAAAAACATCATCGTCTATGAGAAGAATACGAAGTTTATAATCTCGGGCACTTTCTTCCAAGGCTTCAACCGCCATTTCTTGCAGTCGTTTCTTTACTGCGGTACACATCTTTCCTGCATCTTTGGATAAACCATGAATTGGACATAAAGAATCATTACAATTCTTTTTTATATTATTTAGAGAATCAAGATTTAATGGGTCTTTTTCCATATGACTTTCTACTGCAACCATAATGACACCCCTCCGTGATGAGAACAAGAACCACTGTGGTGTAGACTAAAGCTAAATGTGCCGTCATTACACTGTGCAGTTGCTCCGGCAGGAATACCATTTGAAGAATAACTCGGACTGTTTACCTTTGCCCCGTAGGTGTTTGTATATTGATTTGTTGTAGAAAGAGTTGTCGTCCACTCAGGGTGAGCACTAATAATTGCATTAGCTTTGGTTCGAGTGATTATTCCAAAGTATCCAGTAGCAGGAACTATTCCTTGCTGCTGTTGAAAAGTAATCAAGGCACTATTTGTCAGATTACCAAAGTAGGCACTAATCTGTGCCGAGTACAGACCCTCGTAGGCAAGAAACTGTTGTAACTGAGATACATCTGTTCCAGTCGTTCCATAACTAAGATTGTGGTTGAAGGTAGCTCCAAAAGTGACGGAAGGAATAATACAGAGTGCTAGCAAGAATGATATAAGTATTTTTTTCATTTTAATTATTTATTATCTTGTAAAAATAGGACGAAATCCCTTAGCCATAGCATGTGATGCGTAATCAAAACATTCTCCATTCATTGCGTCAGTACGACTCCAATATGGATCACCTGGAAGGTGGTAGATCATGCTTTTTAGGTTTGCTTTAATGGGGTGATCTTGTGGACAATCCCATCCTTTAGGATCAACCCACCCTTCTGCAAGGTGCACCGCTCTCAGGTGAGCTGGGTACCAAAAGAATATTCCGTAAATAAGTAATAGGATCGAGAATATTACAAGAAGATTCTTATATTTTGTTTTCATATCTTTATTATTGAGTAATGACACTCCAAAGAATTATTAAAACCAAAATACACACAAGGAGTAAGGCGGGAAGCAAATAGTAATTTTTTGCTTTAGGTTTTCTAACTTTAATTTCAGGTTTTACTTCAATTTTTTCCTCTGGTTTAAAACCTCTAAAAGCAGCTCTAAAGAAATCAATAACACCAAAAATTGTAAGTATAAGAGCTAATATGTTGAACATGTTGCCAAACACACCACCTACAATTGCATCAAAAATCCACAGAATTACACCGAGAACTAGTAAGACTATCCAC
Coding sequences within:
- a CDS encoding DUF3761 domain-containing protein, which codes for MLALCIIPSVTFGATFNHNLSYGTTGTDVSQLQQFLAYEGLYSAQISAYFGNLTNSALITFQQQQGIVPATGYFGIITRTKANAIISAHPEWTTTLSTTNQYTNTYGAKVNSPSYSSNGIPAGATAQCNDGTFSFSLHHSGSCSHHGGVSLWLQ
- a CDS encoding response regulator → MEKDPLNLDSLNNIKKNCNDSLCPIHGLSKDAGKMCTAVKKRLQEMAVEALEESARDYKLRILLIDDDVFVTDLYGTWLKEAGYEVIPLQRLENDPVTEIFNLEPHLIISDIMRPEISSLEVLKSLRRDERTANIPFVFLSNSLGFVKSQELRDLEVLAFITKAKIIPSEFIVQIVELMDKLYPPGPILEINAYKNLLKNNLDKPTKIVELFIKQAMFCKKNGQVYEAIEAYSDAFDYLSMEAKNFADKTII